From the genome of Fusarium fujikuroi IMI 58289 draft genome, chromosome FFUJ_chr06:
CTTTTCATCAAAGGCACTTCGCGGTCAAGGTGATGTTGTAGACCACTACGTCGAACTGTTCATGAAAGGTCTTACAGAGCGGGCACAGCGGGAAGAGGAAATCGACATTGTAGCTTGGTACAACTTTGCCTCGTTCGATCTCATTGGTCACCTCGCTCTTGGTCAGCCTTTCGGATGTCTTGAGAATGGAAAATATCACCCTTGGGTCAGCAGAGTCTTCAAGGGCCTCAAGGTTCTTTCTTATACTCAGATTTACGTGCGCCTCGGACTTCAGAACTGGATCTCGTTGTTGAGTCCACCAAGTTTGAGGAAAAGCTATGAGGAGCATATGCAGTTCGCAGAGCACGCGGCACTGGCCCGAATCGAGTCCAAGGATACTGAAAGCCAAGACTTTATGTCCTATGTTCTTCGCCACAATGATGAGAAGGGTATGTCGCAGCTTGAGATCATCGAGAACTCGGGTGTCATGATCATTGCTGGTAGCGAGACAACAGCTACTCTCCTCAGTGGAACCACCTAtttccttctcaagaaccccGACAAGCTGGAGAAGTTGACAAATGAGATACGCTCTGCCTTTAGCtcagaggaagagatcacTGTGACCCAGGTTGACCAACTGAAGTATATGCTGGCTGTCTTCAACGAAGGCTTTCGCATGTGTAAGGTCCCTATTCTCAGGCTATATCCACTGCGCTGTATACTGATCGTTCTTTTAGACCCACCAGTTGCTGTTGGACTGTCGAGACTTTCTCCTGCCGGTGGCGAGTTTATCGACGGTTATTGGATTCCCGAGAATGTAAGTCGAATTTACAACTGCAAGTCGCATTCATCAAACTCTGACTTTTACACACAGACTGCGGTTTCGATGCCTCACTGGCCTGCATATTACTCTGAGCTAAATTTTAGAGACCCCAAAAAGTTTGTCCCAGAACGCTGGCTGGATGATCCTCGATATGCGAGCGACAACCGGGCTATCTTGTCGCCATTCTCTCTAGGGCCTCGTGATTGCATTGGCAAGAAGTAAGTGTTCCTCTGTTACTAGCACAAGACATGGCTGACAGCGAGAAACAGTCTGGCGTATACCGAGATGCGACTCTTGTTGGCTCGCATGCTATGGAAGTTTGACCTCGAGGCTGTACCAACCGAAAAAGACTGGTACGATCAAAAGATCTTCTTCCTATGGGAGAAGGGTGGATTGCCTATCAAACTCAAAGAGGTTGCTCGTGAGAAAGTGTGAATGCACAAGAGTCCTTGCCATGCTCATCATGAAAGCTACTGGGTAAAGTCTGATAATGGGAAAAAGGATATCGTGTTCTCGTTTATCACCTGTGTTCGCAGCATAAAGCTTAACTTCATAGGTGGCAGTAGACCCCATCGTTCTTGTCATGCTGGATATTTAAAGGATGTTAACTCTGTTAACGGTCTATAGAAGATATTTTGCTTTGTTGGAATCACGTGGTATCAGGAGCAGCAGAAATAGCTAGGTTGGGTTGTCAACGATCAGAAtacctaaagttatatagtCAAGGTTGCGTGGTTCAGCGATATCCTGCCTGTCAGTCAAGTCACTAGATATCTAACAAGCATTTCAACCCCCCCGTCTGCTGTAATCATTGATTTAACCTGAGGCTGAAGTCTTGCGTGGCCTTAATCTTGCAGCCCTGATCAAGCCCAGGCCACCAAAAGCAACTGCAATGCCAGTGAATACCATGAGTGGGCCATACTTGGTCCCGTAGCCAAACCTTCCTCCCCAGCCTGTGTCACCAGCACTCAGCAGTGGGATACTTACAAGTCCACCACTGACGAATCCAATACCTCGAGCTCCATTGAGAAGCCCATATGTAAGACTCGAGTCGATAGTCTCGTCATGCTCCTCTGCTTCACTCTCTAGTTCCTTTGTAATGCCTCCCCAGGTTGCACTGTAACCCCCagcgaagaagccaaagacgatAGCAAATACAAGTGTAAGGGCAGGACTCCCGTCTACTGACATTCCCCAGAGCAAAAGGacagatgctgatgatgcgaAGGCTGAGAGGCAAGTGATGGTAGCGGCCGAGAATTGATGATACTTGTTGTCAGTAAGCCaaccaaagaagaagcacgaGAGAATGCCTGGTATGTTGTGCAATGTAAGCAATAGAGTGGAAATAGCTTGACTGGCGCCGTTGAACTCTCTTGCAAATGTTGGGAGATACGTCTGCGGTAGACAGTATCCAGAACTTTGAACCATGACTGCAGCGAAGTACGTGTAAATGCCACGGTGTTTCAGGAATGTCCATGGTATACGAGGAGGCTTCCCCTCCCGTGCCACCATCTTGGAAGGATGAGTCGGGACGAGAACGATGGACAAAAGACCTGACCCAGCCAGAATGAACGCCCATATCCGGATTGTCCACCGAAAGCCGTATTGGTCAAGAAGATACCGCAGCAGAAAAGGACAAACCGAACCAACAATGTTTCTACACGAGAGAATGATACCATAGGCAATAGCGCGGTTTCCAGTGGCATACCACTCCCCAAGAGAACATGTTGCTGGACTATACACAAGAGTACATCCAAAGGCAGCCATGACGCCTTGTGTCACCATGAGATGCCACACATGAGTActgaaggaggagagaatgAACCCAAGGAATGCTATGATAAGGCCTACAAGCTCTGCTTTGAGCCGGTGATGAGCCCAGTAGCGGGTGAATATGGCAAATAGGAACGGCATGGAGATGTACATGACTCCATTGGAGGTAGTGCCGACTGTGCCAGTAATGGAGAGATCGCCATCAAGAGTCCAGTTGCTTGTCCAATATTCTTCAAAAATACCGTAACTCAGATTGAAGCCTAAAATGGCATTGTTAGCTAAGGAATATTGCGAGGCCGTAGATTGCTTACCCCAGAGTGGGAGCTGCATGAGTGCTGAGCCCCAAAGCACGCCGAGCTTCTTTTTGCGATCATCACCAATCCCCAGGTTTAATGAATCGGTCTGCGTAGTTGAGTGAGAAGCCTGTTCGGCAGAATTCTCATCCTGCTGAAAACTGCTTCGCAGGATAGGCCCATCTTGAGACCTTTGTTGTTTCTCTGTTTCAGCCATGAGGAGGAGCCGATCTGTTGCGATTTCTTTGGGAGATTAAAGCTAGAGCCTACTTTGCGAAGTAAGAGAAAATGAAGCAACAGTATTTCGCCTTCGTGAGTGGGGAAAAATGCGACCTCGGCCTCCAAGTGTTACTGCAGTGAACACTGAGCGCCTGTAGCCGGCTTCGGGGTGATAAGCAGCCCCGAATTGATCGGCGTAAACACCCAATCATTTGGTGCCCACACATTATTATCATAGCACACCCTCCAAGTACAGTGCAGACGTTGTCTCTTGTCGCATTCACGCACACCTGTACAGATATGTTGCAATGCTGTGGAGTAAATGGCGGTGTACATGCGAGGAACTTTGCATGGTCGTCAACCGTGCACATCCAATGATCGGATTTTGTACCCTCAGCGATTCACAGTACCAAGGCTTCTCCGATATCGCCAACTGCGTTCCAATCTTGATCAGAACATGGTAGTTTATGGGACGGAATAATGGTGTGATTTATGGCTGATACAGGCGAATTGGGAACATGAGAGAGTCATCAGGTTTAGCTGGAAGGTTGTCATCAATTATTTAGGCAGTGCCTAAATGGAATTGCTAAACCAGAATTGAGGCCATTATCTATCAGTCTTGATAGCCAGACATCTCTCTACTGTATACTACGCTACCTGATTGACCGCAGTTACTCTAAACCAAGGTAGGCATTCAGGATATCTTGTACCAATTTCTCAGCATTACCATATGTAGGACCCATCGTATGTCCAGGCGGTGTCAGTGGCATTGTAGAAGAATCGATAATACGCAAATTCTTAACGCCAAAAACGCGACCTTTGGAGTCAACCACTGCTGATGGGTCACCCGCTTTGCCCATGCTGCCTGAAAGAAGTTACTTAAAGCTGATATCTGTAGAATAAAGAGAATGACTTACAAGAAGCAGTACCATGATGCGTAGGATCGAGGTTGTCGTATGTTAGATCCAGCAAGTGCTCGTCACTGGTTATATTGGCACCAGGGTATATCTCCTTGCCGATCTTAGAAGGAATATGCTCCCAAAGCTGGCGGGCTCTTCGGAGGGCATACAGAGCAACCTCTTTGTCTGTGTCTGCGCGTAGCCAGTTTGGATCAATGACAGGAGGGTCGAGGTTACTAGCAGACGAAATAGTCATGTTGCCACGACTGACTGTCCCAACCATTCTTATAGTCATGGCGGCGTAGTTCTTGCCAGTCGTTCCAGCTGGAGGATCAACCATCTGCATGATGAACTCCACCTCAGGCCAGTCATCAGGGTACTGAGCGAGATCCTCTTGGGCCTTCTTACTAAGATTCGCCACAGGGATCTTCTCGAATGCCCCGACATCAACGCCACCGTTAGTCAAAGGACCCTTCTTGTGTTGGTTAAACTCAGTAATGGCTTCTTTCATCTTGGAGGGCTCTTTCCAGCCACCCGTTGAGATGCCTTCAATCTCCCAGATAGGCCCATGAACAGCAGCTGAATCATGTGTGCCTTGGCCGACTCCCGGTAGATTTGATAGGACTGGGATGTCAAACTTTTTGAGCGTCTCCTCAGGCCCAATGCCAGAAACCATGAGTAATTGAGGGCTGCTCCAGAGGCCGGCAGCAACGATGACTTCCTTTCGGGCTGTCAAATTGAAAGATTGACGACCATAATTATCAACGGT
Proteins encoded in this window:
- a CDS encoding related to isotrichodermin C-15 hydroxylase (cytochrome P-450 monooxygenase CYP65A1) — translated: MGVLHTEALAGLSLGSVSALLGISLLLYLVISSLYYAFFHPLAKVPGPKLYAITQIPYLYYLSKGDWVFHLAKLHEQYGPAVRFTPKDVSFITAEASKKIYGHKAAGNKSFEKDFRMYRQNRPCSSIVRSDQEDHRRMRRLLAHAFSSKALRGQGDVVDHYVELFMKGLTERAQREEEIDIVAWYNFASFDLIGHLALGQPFGCLENGKYHPWVSRVFKGLKVLSYTQIYVRLGLQNWISLLSPPSLRKSYEEHMQFAEHAALARIESKDTESQDFMSYVLRHNDEKGMSQLEIIENSGVMIIAGSETTATLLSGTTYFLLKNPDKLEKLTNEIRSAFSSEEEITVTQVDQLKYMLAVFNEGFRMYPPVAVGLSRLSPAGGEFIDGYWIPENTAVSMPHWPAYYSELNFRDPKKFVPERWLDDPRYASDNRAILSPFSLGPRDCIGKNLAYTEMRLLLARMLWKFDLEAVPTEKDWYDQKIFFLWEKGGLPIKLKEVAREKV
- a CDS encoding related to monocarboxylate transporter 2 — its product is MAETEKQQRSQDGPILRSSFQQDENSAEQASHSTTQTDSLNLGIGDDRKKKLGVLWGSALMQLPLWGFNLSYGIFEEYWTSNWTLDGDLSITGTVGTTSNGVMYISMPFLFAIFTRYWAHHRLKAELVGLIIAFLGFILSSFSTHVWHLMVTQGVMAAFGCTLVYSPATCSLGEWYATGNRAIAYGIILSCRNIVGSVCPFLLRYLLDQYGFRWTIRIWAFILAGSGLLSIVLVPTHPSKMVAREGKPPRIPWTFLKHRGIYTYFAAVMVQSSGYCLPQTYLPTFAREFNGASQAISTLLLTLHNIPGILSCFFFGWLTDNKYHQFSAATITCLSAFASSASVLLLWGMSVDGSPALTLVFAIVFGFFAGGYSATWGGITKELESEAEEHDETIDSSLTYGLLNGARGIGFVSGGLVSIPLLSAGDTGWGGRFGYGTKYGPLMVFTGIAVAFGGLGLIRAARLRPRKTSASG
- a CDS encoding related to choline dehydrogenase, which encodes MHILPVLCSLLVSALAEDVPPQFDDGQLTGNGFGIPGINATYDYVIVGGGTAGALAAARLTEHSNATVALVEAGGFYELSNGNVSQLPFRINDWKGSGGASSWQPLIDWGYFTQPQNNGKKIHYAQGRTFGGSSARNLMMFNRPTKGAYKHWAEKVGDDAYTWDNMLKFNTRTMKFSDNSQHRPQNATGLYDTAAFSDKGGPLHLTFPGYVFPVSWDAIKAFEALGFKEIPSFTAGVLQGWGWWQFSINPETGLRDSSESSFLQQSLGLPGLTTYINTMTRKILFSGKKAVGVTVDNYGRQSFNLTARKEVIVAAGLWSSPQLLMVSGIGPEETLKKFDIPVLSNLPGVGQGTHDSAAVHGPIWEIEGISTGGWKEPSKMKEAITEFNQHKKGPLTNGGVDVGAFEKIPVANLSKKAQEDLAQYPDDWPEVEFIMQMVDPPAGTTGKNYAAMTIRMVGTVSRGNMTISSASNLDPPVIDPNWLRADTDKEVALYALRRARQLWEHIPSKIGKEIYPGANITSDEHLLDLTYDNLDPTHHGTASCSMGKAGDPSAVVDSKGRVFGVKNLRIIDSSTMPLTPPGHTMGPTYGNAEKLVQDILNAYLGLE